The genomic stretch AGGGCTTGGGGTTGGGAGTCTTCGGACACACATATCCCCTTCAGGCTCCCCCACCTGCCTTCATCCCTCACCTTCCTGCTTCCATAATTAAAGAACTGGATATACTTCTGAATGTGAGATACCCATGTCTGCCTCCTTCTTTTCCATGTCTTCCATCCCCTCTCGTTTCCTGGGTTCCTCCTGCCTTCATCAGTAGAGGACTACATGTTTTTCTGGGTGTGGAAGGTCATGGGTTCCtgtctgccctccctgccctttcTACCCGCCTCACACCCCCGACTGCCATGCTCCCTGCTTACCTCAAGAGCCATGAGGCCAGGGGGTGGCTCAGGCCGTGGGGGCCGGGGTCGTGGACGCAGGGACAGGAGCTCAGGAATGCGCAGTGGGGGCAGTAGGCCTCGTACAACTTCCAGCGGTAGAGGCAGGGGCTCAGGCTCAGGCAAAGGCATGGCCAGGGCCAACGGCAGGCTGGGACCAATGACGGCAGGGCCGGTGGGGGCACCTCCTGCCCCAACAGCCACTGCTGCGCTAGCCTCTTCCAGCCCGGCTGCCGCAGCCACCactgcctcttccttctctttcaggcccaaccccaggcccagccccagctctcGAGGTGTTGCTGGCTCTTCCTGTGGGCAAGGGGAGACAATGAAGAGTGTCCTTTCACAGACTCAGACCTTACTCCCATCCCGTACAACAAAGCAAGGGCCTGAGACCAGAGAGCAGACAAGAGACACCTAAACAGAGAAAGAAGTCTCTAGTCAGAGACAGACACAAGGACAAAGACACCAGGACAGAAAACTGAGAAGGACGaccaaaaggaaaatagagatATAGGGACAGAAACAATCCCCAgcatgtgtctctctctctctctctctactttcctcacaaaaagaaggaaaaacagattcAGCCACAGAAAGAAATAGTGAGAGACTAAGACACActcagaaagagagtgagaaggcAGACTTAGACATGGCCCATCAAGCCAGGACTGAGCATCTCCCCACCCTTCACACCTCTAACTATTAGCTCCCTGTCCACACTTACCAGGGGAGGTCTCAGAGCAGCCATGGAGCCCagggggggccctggggcccgAGCCATTGGTGGCAGCATCATAGGTGGTCCAGGGGGGCCAGGAAGAGGGGGGCCCACGAGGGCCTGGTGAGGGGGCCGCAGGGCCATAGGGCGAGGACCACCTGCTGCAGAAGAAAGAGCAGAATCTGTCAGGGTGTTAGTGGGGGAGTCGGAGGGCTTAGGGGGAAAGTTATGTGGCAGGGATGATGACCCTGGCCCCCTCACCTGCTCTCTGTAGCACGTGGGGGACGAAGGCCGGACGCAGGATAGGGGCCCTCTGGGGGGCTACAGctgtgggagagagagatgggggatgTGTGTCATGGGGGACCGGGGCACTTgaggtgaggtgtgtgtgtgtgggtactCTCAGCATCCAAGAAATCCTGGAGAAGATTCTGGGGAACCTTCTGGGGGAGATGCAGGAGTCTTTCCATTCGTTCATTCAGCAAAAATTTACCACTGAGCATCTCCTCTGGGCCTATTCCTGTCCTAGACAATACTAGGAGCACACCAAAAGACCAAAGGCTCTCAGGGAGCTCCTGGTCCAGAGTTGGAGGGAACAGACCCATCACCAGAGAGTGACAGACCACAGTGATCAGGGCCAAGATGAGGTAAAGCCCAGGCAGGGTGACTGAACTAGGAGGGTTAGGCCTAGGGAGTGGTAAGAACCCAGGGGAGCCCTCTGACCTAGCCAGGGTGATTAGAGGCTTCCTGGAGAAAGAGACCTATGAACTGAGACCCAAAGGATAATAAAGACCCATTGCCTTTAGTCAGGCAAAGGGTGATTGTAAAGACTACTGGCAAGGAGaacatttataaacaaaaatgttttcacttttcaGTTTAGTATAATTGTAATAGCAGAAGTTGAAATCTGGAGAGCATCATTAAGAGAATGGTCAAGAGCTCAGCAGGCATCCAAGCATAGCCTTGTTGACTGGCTATGGATGTCCTCCTGAGGGCACTAGGGAGTCACAGCAGGGTTGGAAGCTGGGCAGGGTGACTAGGTCAGATGTGCATTTTGATCAAACCCATAGTAAAGAATAAGAGATGTTGAGATTTCTTAGATATCAGATAAAAAAGTATAACAGGACTTAAGTAACACAATTAACAAGTTTAATTTAAGAGAGATTGTACCTAAACTTTACAGAACACGTATTCTTTTCACACATACAAGGAAGCAGTGTCACAAAAATTGACTGTGTGTATGAAGGTCATCTTGACGATAAAAGTAAGAATGACCTGTGGAGAGGACAGATTTTAGTTGATTTTGGTTAACTTGAATCTGCTTTAGTTAATAGGCTTTGAAAGATTTTAGTTGGGTGACAGTgagcagaggagagaagagagatcaataAGAATATTATGGGCATATTCCAGCAATGCTTAGGGTTCCTGGGAAGTCTATGGGGGTCTCTCTGTTAGGGACCAGGCAATGTAGGGTCTTGACTGCCAGGTGATGAGCTTAGTGCTTATTTGATAGTTTATTTATCCCATCAACAGACAGCACGTAACGCTTACAATGTGGCAGGCACCAAGACTTTTGTCCCTCATGGAGCTtgtattttaaaggaaacaaaagatgaTAGCCATAACAAAGAAATCCTACAACTTGTTATAAGGTattaagtgctatggagaaacaGCAAAGAGTAGGGATTAGGAGTAACAGTAAAGGGATAGGTTTGCAATGATCAAGTGAAGCCCTACTGGGGCCAAACTGACAAGCATATGATCAGGTTTGTGCTTTAGGAAGATGGCAATGTCAGAGCCGAGATGAAACGAGGAGGGTGAGTTAGTCCAATGATGTCGGCAAGATGCTGCGGTAGTCAAAACAAGAGTGCTTGGTTAAATGTGGGGTTCTTGGCCCCAGACCTACCTGCTCGACGCAGGAACATAGCTTCTCGAGCCTCTGGACTGTCCAGGTGACTCCGATCACCAGGGCCAAAGCCAACTgttggaagaggaagagacaaggCTGGTGGGAGGAGAgtcccaggcatcccttttgaTCACCCTGCCTGATCCCCTGGCTCCTTCTCCTCCACCGCTCCTTACTTACCTGGACCCACAAAAGGAGGGCCACCCACCATCGGAGGAACCACTGTGGCTGCAGCAGCTGCTCGGGCCTCCAGAGTCTGTTGGACCTGTTGGGGAGGAAATTAGGGTGAGTGGCCTGACTTAGTGCCCCCAAGCTGCCCTGGCTGGCTTACTCTGAGAGGCCAAGGGTTTCATTCCTTGCATTTTGTGTATGGCTGGCTATCCGTCAACTTTAAGTCTAGGTTAAAATATCActtttcgggatgcctgggtggctcagcggttgagcgtctgccttcggctcagggtgtgatcccacggtcccgagatcgagtcccgcatggggtgccccgcatggagcctgcttctccctctgcctgtgtctctgcctgtctctctctctgtgtctctcatgaatgaataaataaaatattttaaaataaataaataaataaaatatcacttttcaGGGAGACTTTTGAGATCATACTAGTGAAAGCTGTCCTTAGCCCCTCCCAGTAGCAACTTCTCTTGTCATCCTGTTTCATCTCCTTCAATGCATTTAGCACTATCTGGAGTTATGTCCAGCCTGTCCTTCACATCTCCCATGCCATCACCCTGGTCCAAGCCATCGTTATCTCTGGTCTAGATGATTATTGTAGCCTGTTCTTCAGTCTCCGTGACTCTGCTCTGGCCCCCCTATGGTCTATTCTCCAAACAAGCTATAGTTAGTTAATATCTAAGTTGGACCATATCACCcctctgctcaaaatccttcAACAACATCCCATCTCAGAGCAAAGACCAAGGTCTTTATGGTGGCCCACAAGGCACTACCACGTCTGGTCTCTATCACCTCTCTGTCCTCATCGTCTCTCACTCTTCCCCTTGTTCACTCTACTCTAGCCACACTGTTCTCTCTGTTCCTTGAACATGTCAGGTATGCACCTGTCAGGTATGCGTCTTGAATTGGCAGTTGTCTCTGCTGGGAATGCTCTTTCCCTAGATATCCCCATGGATATCTTTCTGTAACTGTCACCTCCTCCGAAAGGCCTTCTCTGACCATGCTGATAAACCTCTGCCTTTTTTACTCTACCCTGACTGACCTGTCTGTCCTTCCTCAGTAAAATGTAAACCACAAAAAGATAGTGATTGTTTTTCTCTGTACCGTTCTCTGCTATGTGCCCGGTGCATAGAAGGCACCCAATAATTATTTACTGACAGAAGGAacaagtttcttttgttttctttcagtagTTTCTCTCTCCACGTCATATACAACTTTCTATTGAGCAGGTGAATGTGACTAACGAGACCGAGGAACTATTTaactgaaatgtaaattttaatacGTACAGAATACTTTTATCATTACAGAAAGTTCCGCAGGACGACATGCTCTAGAATAATATGCTCCCAAAGGGCAGAGATATTGTTTGCTTAGTTGTTACTGTgttctcagtgcctggcacatgaaaCATCTGTCACGCTAATCAGTAAGTCCACATGCCAGTAGCTGTCTGTATACAAACACCGTGTTCCAAGCGCTGTGCTCTCGGATTTCCATGCCTCAGCTCAGCCATACCTGCTGGTAAGTGTTGGTTGCGATAATTGGGCGGATCACAGGAGCTGCCGGGACCTGCATCGCTTCCACCGTGGGGACCGTGGGCACCGCAGGCACAGCAGTAGGGATGCCGGTTACCGGAGCCCCCAGAACTTCCTGCTCAAACCTGCGGGGGCAAGACCGACACCACAGCTCAGGACCTCGCATTAATTCTGAAACGCGACGGCGCCTTCGCCCCTGCCAACCTCCGCTTCCTCCCGCCCCCACAATCCCGAAAGTCCCATTTCCCCACGACAGAGCCATGTCGGGCTGATTCCGGCCTGGAAGCTCCAGGGCTCGGTGGCTCTGGCTCTGGGACAGCTTTTATCGCGCCCTGTCGCGGGCCTTACAGGGCCATCTCCGCCTCCATCTCCTTCAGGCGTTCCTCCCCGCTCTTGCCCGGCATGCCGGCGCCCGGGACCACAGGTCCTCCTGCACCCGGGAGTCCCGGGGCTGGCCCCGCCCCGGCCATCGCTGCAGCCGTCGCTGTCGCCGCTACTGCCGCCTCAGCTCAGCTGCCTCCGCCAGTTCCGCTGTCTACTCTCTGGTCTTGTCGGGGTGGGCGCCCGCGATTGACGTTCGGCGAAAGCGACGGCGCTGGTGCATGACATCATGCGGAGCGAGGCCAATGAGAATAGGGCCGCACCTGGAGGGCCCGCCCCGGGAGGAATATAAACCAATCAGAGTGGCGGAAAAAAGGAACCAATGAAGAACCTGGATCTAAGTAAGTGCAGCCAAGCGAGGCGACCACGCCCTCATTGGAGGAACAAGGGCTAATGAGAGCGCTGTGAAGTCGCTGGCCCCATCCCTAAAGAGGAAAGTGGACCTTTGAGAGCTCAGAAAAGTTCGCAGGCTCCGCCTGTGCCACCGAAGCTCCTTCCGGAAGCTTTAACACAGGGAAGTCCGCAGCAGCCCGGGGCTGGGCGGGGCTAGGCGGGGCTGGAGGCGGCTGGTTGCCGAGCGCCTCCCCTCTCGGGTAGACGGGCTCGCACACCGCCGGGGACTCCCCGAGAGACGAGGGTCCTGGTGTGGGGGGGGGCTCAGAGGGGCGCCTGACCCGGGCTTTCTGCAGAGGGTGACCTCTGAAGACTTGCTGGACGAAAATGGAGAGAGagttgtggggggcggggggaggaacaGTTCCTGCAGAGGCCGAGACCGCAGTAACATGTCAGCTCAGAAGGTCACGTGGGTAGGTCTGGTCTCCGTGGCCTTTGGGACGCCGCGCGTCCCTCTTCGTCGTCTTCAATGTGTTGtgttatgaatatttaaaatacacaacaCTAGAGAATATAACGAACCTCCACCTCTCAGCAATTACTCATATTCTACCCTTTTTGTTTCACGTATTCTCCTCATTGATATTATGATTTTGCTGGAGTATATTAAATTCCAGACATCGGTCAGTTCACCCATAAATGCTTCACGGTGTCTCGCTAACAGAtaaggactatttatttattttagataaggactatttaaaagaaaaaagcatttcacacctaggaaaattaaataatatgtatattattagatgatatatgtatatatatatcatctaaCACCCAGACTGTTCAATTTTCCCTGCCGCAGAATGTCTTTGTGTAAAATCAGGCTACAAATAAGGTATACACGTAGCATTTGGTAGGTTGGtggaatttgtgtgtgtgtgtgtgtgtgtgaaaacttACTTTTTACTGGCTGTCTTGGTTTCTTGAAGTTCCAAGTCTAAATCAACACTAATGAATCCTTTGTGAAAATACtgtctttggggatccctgggtggctcagcggtttggcgcctgcctttggcccagggcgcgatcctggagacccgggatggaatcccacgtcgggctcccggggcatggagcctgcttctccctctgcctgtgtctctgcctctctctctctctctgtgtgactatcataaataaaaaaaaaaaaaaaaaaaaaaaaaaaaaaaaaactgctacgcacacacaaaaccaaatggtcaacaaaacattctcctttccttctgaaggtttcacaatgcattgttatcattaactagtcttttactattaaacttaaatggccaattgacagttctgagaccgttcttccaccacCGATTAAGACtagggtggcaggtattggggataatattcatttagccttctgagctttctgggcagacttgtgACTGCCAgttccagctgccttcttgtccactgctttgatgacacccagaGCAACTGTCTGTCTCATGTCACAAATAGCAAAACGGCCCAAAGGAGgacagagaagctctcaacacacataggtttgccaggaaccatgtcaacaatggcagcatccccatggttcaagaacttgggaccatcttccagcttttttccagaatgacAATCTATcgtctccttcagctcagcaaacttgcaatgtgagctgtgtggcAATCTAGCGCAGGTGcctatccagcactgatttggcctggatggctcaggataatcacctgagccgtgaagccagctgcttccattggtgggtcatttttgctgtcaccagccacatcACCAtgacgaacatctttgacagatacgttcttgacattgaagcccacattgtccccaggaagagcctcactcaaagcttcatggtgcgttccgacagactttacttcagttgtaacagtgattggagcaaaggtgaccaccatgcccagcttaagaacaccagtcttcACTCGgcccactgggacagtaccaataccaccaattttgtagatgTCCTGGAGAGGCAGGCGCAAGGGCTCATCAGTTGGATGAGTTGGTGGCAGACTGAAACccagagcttcaagcagtgtggttccatgGTCATTCCCATCTTTatgggtgactttccatcccttgaaccaaggcatgttagcacttggctccagcatgttgccaccattccaaccagaaattggcacacacgctgtgtcggggttgtagccaatttttttaatgtaggtgctgacttccttaatgatttcctcatatctcttctggctgtggggtggttcagtggaatccatttggttaacaccaacaattagttgttttacacccagtgggtaagccagaagggcatgcttgAGGAGATACCTGCTTCAGATTCACCGACACCaacagcaacaatcaggacagcacagtcagcctgggatgtgcctgtaatcatgttttttttttttttttttttaatttattattcatggagagagagagaggcaggcagaaagacaggcagagggaggagcaggctccaagtagggagcccgatgcgggactcgaccctgtgtttccaggatcacgccctggaccgaaggcggcgctaaaccgctgagccaccggggctgccctgtaatcATGTGTTTGAtagtctgtgtcctggggcatcaatgatggtcacataatacttgctggtctcgaatttccacaggcAGAGATCAGTGCTGATACTACGTTCATGTTCAGCTTTAATTtttccaagacccaggcatacttgaaggagccttttcccatctcagcagcctccttctcaaatttttcgagTGCTTTTGTCGAtcccacatttgtagatcagatggccagtagtggtagacttgcccgaatctaTGTGTCCAATGATGACATtgatgtcttttcctttcccattttggtttaggtttagcagtggttttcacgacacctgtgttctggtggCAAACCCATTGTGAAAAAGACCTGGAACAGTTCTTACCTGAATCAATTGTGCCACCAGCTTGGTAGTTAGGttcattcccccctcccccccccccgattTTTAGggatttcttctcatttttttaattatgaaaaattatatgtttcCACGGTGCAAAGTATGAAACAGTAGATGGCTGGCTTCCATCCCTGTCCCTTTTACCTTATTCTCTTCTGAACGATCTCAAAGCTGCAGTCATTTTCCTTAATACTTCAAAAACATCCTCCAAGAATATTCTCCCACTAAAAACAATGCCATTATCTCATCAGAGACATTTAACAAAGGCACAGTAATGTTCTCTAACATACGAGCTTCCCATTTCCAATTTTCAAATTTCCTGTTGTCTCCAGATGACTGGGATTTGTAGGAATGACATTATGTAACTTGCCATGGTTCACTGGGCAAAGCATCAGCAGAGCTCTTCTGAAAGGAAATTCCACGGTTCCTTCAAGACCTACCTTGCATTTGGTTGTCACTACTCTTTTTAACAGTCCCCAATCTAGTCCCATTGACCTTCTGAATACAGTCTAGTTG from Canis aureus isolate CA01 chromosome 1, VMU_Caureus_v.1.0, whole genome shotgun sequence encodes the following:
- the RBM42 gene encoding RNA-binding protein 42 isoform X3; translation: MAGAGPAPGLPGAGGPVVPGAGMPGKSGEERLKEMEAEMALFEQEVLGAPVTGIPTAVPAVPTVPTVEAMQVPAAPVIRPIIATNTYQQVQQTLEARAAAAATVVPPMVGGPPFVGPVGFGPGDRSHLDSPEAREAMFLRRAAGGPRPMALRPPHQALVGPPLPGPPGPPMMLPPMARAPGPPLGSMAALRPPLEEPATPRELGLGLGLGLKEKEEAVVAAAAGLEEASAAVAVGAGGAPTGPAVIGPSLPLALAMPLPEPEPLPLPLEVVRGLLPPLRIPELLSLRPRPRPPRPEPPPGLMALEVPEPLGEDKKKGKPEKLKRCIRTAAGSSWEDPSLLEWDADDFRIFCGDLGNEVNDDILARAFSRFPSFLKAKVIRDKRTGKTKGYGFVSFKDPSDYVRAMREMNGKYVGSRPIKLRKSMWKDRNLDVVRKKQKEKKKLGLR
- the RBM42 gene encoding RNA-binding protein 42 isoform X2, with the protein product MAGAGPAPGLPGAGGPVVPGAGMPGKSGEERLKEMEAEMALFEQEVLGAPVTGIPTAVPAVPTVPTVEAMQVPAAPVIRPIIATNTYQQVQQTLEARAAAAATVVPPMVGGPPFVGPVGFGPGDRSHLDSPEAREAMFLRRAAVAPQRAPILRPAFVPHVLQRAAGGPRPMALRPPHQALVGPPLPGPPGPPMMLPPMARAPGPPLGSMAALRPPLEEPATPRELGLGLGLGLKEKEEAVVAAAAGLEEASAAVAVGAGGAPTGPAVIGPSLPLALAMPLPEPEPLPLPLEVVRGLLPPLRIPELLSLRPRPRPPRPEPPPGLMALEVPEPLGEDKKKGKPEKLKRCIRTAAGSSWEDPSLLEWDADDFRIFCGDLGNEVNDDILARAFSRFPSFLKAKVIRDKRTGKTKGYGFVSFKDPSDYVRAMREMNGKYVGSRPIKLRKSMWKDRNLDVVRKKQKEKKKLGLR
- the RBM42 gene encoding RNA-binding protein 42 isoform X1, which codes for MAGAGPAPGLPGAGGPVVPGAGMPGKSGEERLKEMEAEMALFEQEVLGAPVTGIPTAVPAVPTVPTVEAMQVPAAPVIRPIIATNTYQQVQQTLEARAAAAATVVPPMVGGPPFVGPVGFGPGDRSHLDSPEAREAMFLRRAAVAPQRAPILRPAFVPHVLQRADSALSSAAGGPRPMALRPPHQALVGPPLPGPPGPPMMLPPMARAPGPPLGSMAALRPPLEEPATPRELGLGLGLGLKEKEEAVVAAAAGLEEASAAVAVGAGGAPTGPAVIGPSLPLALAMPLPEPEPLPLPLEVVRGLLPPLRIPELLSLRPRPRPPRPEPPPGLMALEVPEPLGEDKKKGKPEKLKRCIRTAAGSSWEDPSLLEWDADDFRIFCGDLGNEVNDDILARAFSRFPSFLKAKVIRDKRTGKTKGYGFVSFKDPSDYVRAMREMNGKYVGSRPIKLRKSMWKDRNLDVVRKKQKEKKKLGLR